Part of the Sulfurirhabdus autotrophica genome, GCGGGCAGGAGGTTTTTCATCTGCACGTGCATGTATTTGGCGGCGAAAAACTGCCGCATATGTAACCTGATTGTATAAGTTTGAATTTAGTGAATAAGGAGTAGGTAAATGGGATCATTCAGTATTTGGCATTGGCTGATTGTTTTGGTTATTGTGCTGGTCATATTTGGTACGAAGAAACTGCGAAATATGGGCGGTGATGTAGGCGGGGCTGTAAAGAGCTTTAAGGACGCCATGCGTGAGGAAGAAAAGTCCTCAAAAATCGGAACATCCGAAGCCGGTCAAACGATTGATGGTGAAGTGAAGGATAAAGCGAAAAGTTGATGTGCAACAGGATATGGTTCAATCATCCTGTGCTATTTTCATCAGTTTTTTTCATTTAAAACCTAAAACTCTTCATTAAATGTTTGATATCGGCTTTTCAGAATTGATGGTAATTGCTGTTGTGGCCTTGGTGGTTATCGGGCCCGAACGCTTGCCAAAAGTTGCGCGCACACTTGGTCACCTTTTTGGCCGCATGCAACGCTATGTAACGGACGTGAAAGCGGATATCAATCGTGAAATGAAGTTGGATGAACTGCGTAAGTATCAGGAGCAGTTCAAAGAAGCGGCACTTACTGCGGA contains:
- the tatA gene encoding Sec-independent protein translocase subunit TatA, whose product is MGSFSIWHWLIVLVIVLVIFGTKKLRNMGGDVGGAVKSFKDAMREEEKSSKIGTSEAGQTIDGEVKDKAKS
- the tatB gene encoding Sec-independent protein translocase protein TatB; the protein is MFDIGFSELMVIAVVALVVIGPERLPKVARTLGHLFGRMQRYVTDVKADINREMKLDELRKYQEQFKEAALTAEHTFTDEVVKTEQLIKATPEAEEEQSIHEKSLKTPLEEPVSEDVPAAQLELGFESKKEPSTNPQKQA